The following are encoded together in the Tursiops truncatus isolate mTurTru1 chromosome 10, mTurTru1.mat.Y, whole genome shotgun sequence genome:
- the LOC117313794 gene encoding patr class I histocompatibility antigen, B-1 alpha chain-like isoform X1 gives MLWVMAARTLLLLLTGAMTLTETWAGSHSLRYFYTGVSRPGRGEPRFIVVGYVDDTQFVRFDSDAPNPRMEPRAPWVEQEGPEYWDRETRGCKGAAQTYRRNLNTALEYYNQSKAGSHTFQEMYGCDVGPDGRLLRGYRQLAYDGADYIALNEDLRSWTAADAAAQITKRKWEAAGEAEQRRNYLEGTCVEWLLRYLENGKDTLQRADPPKTHVTHHPISDREVTLRCWALGFYPKEISLTWQRDGEDQTQDMELVETRPSGHRTFQKWAALVVPSGEEQRYTCHVQHEGLQEPLTLRWEPPQSTVPIMVLIVGLVLLVVTGAVVAGAVIWRKKHSGEKGGSYAQAANSDSAQGSDVSLTDPKV, from the exons ATGTTGTGGGTCATGGCGGCGCGAACCCTCCTTCTGCTCCTCACGGGGGCCATGACCCTGACCGAGACCTGGGCGG gctcCCACTCCCTGAGGTATTTCTACACCGGGGTGTCCCGGCCCGGCCGCGGGGAGCCGCGCTTCATCGTCGTCGGCTACGTGGACGACACGCAGTTCGTGCGGTTCGACAGCGACGCCCCGAATCCGAGGATGGAGCCGCGGGCGCCGTGGGTGGAGCAGGAGGGGCCGGAGTACTGGGATCGGGAGACGCGGGGCTGCAAGGGCGCCGCACAGACTTACCGAAGGAACCTGAACACCGCGCTCGAATACTACAACCAGAGCAAGGCCG GGTCTCACACCTTCCAGGAGATGTACGGCTGCGACGTGGGGCCGGACGGTCGCCTCCTCCGCGGGTACAGACAGTTAGCCTACGACGGCGCCGATTACATCGCCCTGAACGAGGACCTGCGCTCCTGGACCGCGGCCGACGCGGCGGCTCAGATCACCAAGCGCAAGTGGGAGGCGGCCGGTGAAGCGGAGCAACGCAGGAACTACCTGGAGGGCACCTGCGTGGAGTGGCTCCTCAGATACCTGGAGAACGGGAAGGACACGCTGCAGCGCGCAG ACCCTCCAAAGACACACGTGACCCACCACCCCATCTCTGATCGTGAGGTCACCCTGaggtgctgggccctgggcttcTACCCTAAGGAGATCTCACTGACCTGGCAGCGTGATGGGGAGGATCAGACCCAGGACATGGAACTTGTGGAGACCAGGCCTTCAGGACACAGAACCTTCCAGAAGTGGGCGGCCCTGGTGGTGCCTTCTGGAGAGGAGCAGAGATACACGTGCCATGTGCAGCACGAGGGGCTTCAGGAGCCCCTCACCCTGAGATGGG aACCTCCTCAGTCCACCGTCCCCATCATGGTCCTCATTGTTGGCCTGGTTCTCTTGGTGGTCACTGGAGCCGTGGTGGCTGGAGCTGTGATCTGGAGGAAGAAGCACTCAG
- the LOC117313794 gene encoding BOLA class I histocompatibility antigen, alpha chain BL3-7-like isoform X2 — translation MLWVMAARTLLLLLTGAMTLTETWAGSHSLRYFYTGVSRPGRGEPRFIVVGYVDDTQFVRFDSDAPNPRMEPRAPWVEQEGPEYWDRETRGCKGAAQTYRRNLNTALEYYNQSKAGSHTFQEMYGCDVGPDGRLLRGYRQLAYDGADYIALNEDLRSWTAADAAAQITKRKWEAAGEAEQRRNYLEGTCVEWLLRYLENGKDTLQRADPPKTHVTHHPISDREVTLRCWALGFYPKEISLTWQRDGEDQTQDMELVETRPSGHRTFQKWAALVVPSGEEQRYTCHVQHEGLQEPLTLRWEPPQSTVPIMVLIVGLVLLVVTGAVVAGAVIWRKKHSVGDQVTST, via the exons ATGTTGTGGGTCATGGCGGCGCGAACCCTCCTTCTGCTCCTCACGGGGGCCATGACCCTGACCGAGACCTGGGCGG gctcCCACTCCCTGAGGTATTTCTACACCGGGGTGTCCCGGCCCGGCCGCGGGGAGCCGCGCTTCATCGTCGTCGGCTACGTGGACGACACGCAGTTCGTGCGGTTCGACAGCGACGCCCCGAATCCGAGGATGGAGCCGCGGGCGCCGTGGGTGGAGCAGGAGGGGCCGGAGTACTGGGATCGGGAGACGCGGGGCTGCAAGGGCGCCGCACAGACTTACCGAAGGAACCTGAACACCGCGCTCGAATACTACAACCAGAGCAAGGCCG GGTCTCACACCTTCCAGGAGATGTACGGCTGCGACGTGGGGCCGGACGGTCGCCTCCTCCGCGGGTACAGACAGTTAGCCTACGACGGCGCCGATTACATCGCCCTGAACGAGGACCTGCGCTCCTGGACCGCGGCCGACGCGGCGGCTCAGATCACCAAGCGCAAGTGGGAGGCGGCCGGTGAAGCGGAGCAACGCAGGAACTACCTGGAGGGCACCTGCGTGGAGTGGCTCCTCAGATACCTGGAGAACGGGAAGGACACGCTGCAGCGCGCAG ACCCTCCAAAGACACACGTGACCCACCACCCCATCTCTGATCGTGAGGTCACCCTGaggtgctgggccctgggcttcTACCCTAAGGAGATCTCACTGACCTGGCAGCGTGATGGGGAGGATCAGACCCAGGACATGGAACTTGTGGAGACCAGGCCTTCAGGACACAGAACCTTCCAGAAGTGGGCGGCCCTGGTGGTGCCTTCTGGAGAGGAGCAGAGATACACGTGCCATGTGCAGCACGAGGGGCTTCAGGAGCCCCTCACCCTGAGATGGG aACCTCCTCAGTCCACCGTCCCCATCATGGTCCTCATTGTTGGCCTGGTTCTCTTGGTGGTCACTGGAGCCGTGGTGGCTGGAGCTGTGATCTGGAGGAAGAAGCACTCAG TTGGGGACCAGGTTACCAGCACTTGA